Proteins encoded within one genomic window of Gallus gallus isolate bGalGal1 chromosome 1, bGalGal1.mat.broiler.GRCg7b, whole genome shotgun sequence:
- the LOC107049069 gene encoding trypsin I-P1-like: protein MKFLVLVAFVGVAVAFPIRDEDDDKIVGGYSCARSAAPYQVSLNSGCHFCGGSLISSQWVLSAAHCYKSSIQVKLGEYNLAAQDGSEQTISSSKVIRHSGYNANTLNNDTMLIKLSKAATLNSYVNTVPLPTSCVTAGTTCLISGWGNTLSSGSLYPDVLQCLNAPVLSSSQCSSAYPGRITSNMICIGYLNGGKDSCQGDSGGPVVCNGQLQGIVSWGFGCAQKGYPGVYTKVCNYVSWIKTTMSSN, encoded by the exons ATGAAATTCTTAGTGTTAGTCGCCTTTGTTGGTGTGGCTG TTGCCTTCCCCATCAGAGATGAGGATGATGACAAGATTGTGGGAGGCTACAGCTGTGCAAGGAGTGCCGCACCCTACCAGGTGTCTCTGAATTCTGGATGTCACTTCTGTGGAGGCTCTCTCATCAGCAGCCAATGGGTGCTgtcagctgctcactgctacaAGTC ttccaTTCAAGTGAAGCTTGGGGAATACAACCTGGCAGCCCAAGACGGCAGCGAGCAGACCATTAGTTCATCTAAAGTCATCCGTCACTCTGGCTACAATGCCAACACACTGAACAATGATACCATGCTCATCAAGCTTTCCAAAGCAGCCACACTCAACTCCTACGTCAACACAGTTCCTCTGCCTACCAGCTGTGTGACCGCTGGAACAACGTGCCTGATCTCTGGATGGGGCAACACACTCAGCAGCGGCT CTCTGTATCCAGATGTCCTGCAGTGCCTGAATGCCCCTGTACTCTCCTCAAGccagtgcagcagtgcttaCCCTGGAAGAATTACCAGTAACATGATATGTATAGGATACCTGAATGGAGGAAAAGACTCCTGCCAG GGGGATTCCGGTGGTCCAGTAGTCTGCAATGGTCAGCTTCAGGGTATTGTTTCCTGGGGCTTTGGATGTGCACAAAAAGGTTATCCTGGTGTTTACACTAAGGTTTGCAATTATGTTTCCTGGATTAAAACGACTATGTCTTCCAATTGA
- the LOC121107405 gene encoding trypsin I-P1-like: MKFLVLVAFVGVAVAFPISDEDDDKIAGGYSCARSAAPYQVSLNSGCHFCGGSLISSQWVLSAAHCYKSSIQVKLGEYNLAAQDGSEQTISSSKVIRHSGYNSNTLNNDIMLIKLSKAATLNSYINTVPLPTSCVTAGTTCLISGWGNTLSSGSLYPDVLQCLNAPVLSSSQCSRAYPGRITSNMICIGYLNGGKDSCQGDSGGPVVCNGQLQGIVSWGFGCAQKGYPGVYTKVCNYVSWIKTTMSSN, encoded by the exons ATGAAATTCTTAGTGTTAGTCGCCTTTGTTGGTGTGGCTG TTGCCTTCCCCATCAGTGATGAGGATGATGACAAGATTGCGGGAGGCTACAGCTGTGCAAGGAGTGCCGCACCCTACCAGGTGTCTCTGAATTCTGGATGTCACTTCTGTGGAGGCTCTCTCATCAGCAGCCAATGGGTGCTgtcagctgctcactgctacaAGTC ttccaTTCAAGTGAAGCTTGGGGAATACAACCTGGCAGCCCAAGACGGCAGCGAGCAGACCATTAGTTCATCTAAAGTCATCCGTCACTCTGGCTACAATTCCAACACACTGAACAATGATATCATGCTCATCAAGCTTTCCAAAGCAGCCACACTCAACTCCTACATCAACACAGTTCCTCTGCCTACCAGCTGTGTGACCGCTGGAACAACGTGCCTGATCTCTGGATGGGGCAACACACTCAGCAGCGGCT CTCTGTATCCAGATGTCCTGCAGTGCCTGAATGCCCCTGTACTCTCCTCAAGCCAGTGCAGCAGGGCTTACCCTGGTAGAATTACCAGTAACATGATATGTATAGGATACCTGAATGGAGGAAAAGACTCCTGCCAG GGGGATTCCGGTGGTCCAGTAGTCTGCAATGGTCAGCTTCAGGGTATTGTTTCCTGGGGTTTTGGATGTGCACAAAAAGGTTATCCTGGTGTTTACACTAAGGTTTGCAATTATGTTTCCTGGATTAAAACGACTATGTCTTCCAACTGA